A DNA window from Elephas maximus indicus isolate mEleMax1 chromosome 17, mEleMax1 primary haplotype, whole genome shotgun sequence contains the following coding sequences:
- the LOC126060122 gene encoding olfactory receptor 8A1, which produces MAAENHSTVTDFILGGLTNRPELQLPLFFLFLGIYMVTMVGNLGMIVLICLNSQLHTPMYYFLSNLSFVDMCYSSVSTPKMLVNFVSEKNSISYVGCMSQLYFFLVFVVAECYMLTVMAYDRYVAICSPLLYNIIMSHQICFLLLAAVYIMGFIGSTIETGLMLKLSYCESLISHYFCDILPLMKLSCSSTYDIEMTVFFLAGFNIIVSSSTVLVSYAFILSSILHIRSTEGRSKAFSTCSSHLTAVVMFYGSTTFMYLKPSTASSLAQENVASVFYTTVIPMLNPLIYSLRNKEVKAAMQKTLRRKLS; this is translated from the coding sequence ATGGCCGCAGAGAATCACTCTACTGTGACAGACTTCATTCTAGGAGGATTAACAAATCGGCCAGAGCTTCAgctccctcttttcttcctctttctaggGATCTACATGGTCACCATGGTGGGGAACCTGGGCATGATAGTGCTCATTTGTCTGAATTCCCAgcttcacacccccatgtactactTCCTCAGCAATTTGTCATTTGTTGATATGTGTTACTCCTCTGTCAGTACTCCTaaaatgctggtgaactttgtgtcagagaagaacagcaTATCTTATGTGGGGTGCATGTCACAACTCtactttttccttgtttttgttgttgccgaGTGTTACATGTTGACAGTGATGGCATACGACCGCTATGTTGCCATCTGCAGCCCTTTGCTTTATAACATCATTATGTCGCATCAAATCTGCTTCCTGCTACTGGCTGCAGTCTACATCATGGGGTTCATTGGCTCAACGATAGAGACTGGCCTCATGTTAAAACTGTCCTACTGTGAGAGCCTCATCAGTCATTACTTCTGTGATATCCTCCCTCTCATGAAGCTCTCCTGCTCTAGCACCTATGACATTGAGATGACAGTTTTCTTTTTGGCTGGATTCAACATCATAGTCTCCAGTTCAACAGTCCTTGTCTCCTATGCCTTCATCCTCTCCAGCATCCTCCATATCAGGAGCACAGAGGGAAGGTCCAAAGCCTTCAGCACCTGCAGTTCCCACCTTACAGCTGTGGTAATGTTCTATGGATCTACTACATTCATGTATCTAAAACCTTCCACAGCCAGTTCCTTGGCCCAAGAGAATGTGGCCTCTGTGTTCTACACCACAGTGATTCCCATGTTGAACCCTCTAATTTACAGTCTAAGGAACAAGGAGGTGAAAGCTGCCATGCAGAAAACACTGAGAAGAAAATTGTCTTGA